Proteins from a genomic interval of Gossypium hirsutum isolate 1008001.06 chromosome A09, Gossypium_hirsutum_v2.1, whole genome shotgun sequence:
- the LOC107892370 gene encoding probable WRKY transcription factor 72: MEVLLMNMADDHAVKQEENITQEGCSPEPSKTDIGRKVRKTVDLKLSSSSSTHDELETAKEENERLKMMLEQIQENYKSLQSRFFEIIKQESAIEEGSEEPELVSLSLGRSSPTGSKKDDKKTTICSKTEEDDHNKSGLTLGLDSKFQLSTEIVSNPSHENSSKDANKVQKRPSSDEDHEEGVEQKSQVKRARVSVRTRCDAPTMYDGCQWRKYGQKISKGNPCPRAYYRCTVAPDCPVRKQVQRSFEDMSILVTTYEGSHNHPIPVSATTMASTTAAAASMLLSGSSTSQPALSTEINGLNFSSSLHENSRLPSYPTITLDLTASLSSSSSFNYFNRFPTNCPATPRFPSTNLNFSSPLVSNESFTQEHYFYQKSLTDTLTKAITSDPSFRSLISAAISSMVGHSSAKPGDGTDQRGDSFSQNLMEAAFNSQSLNDSSLRGSSYFKGFESSSSRIGSSNQSSSLSFSSFNAASTLAFDNKQGKN, encoded by the exons ATGGAGGTTTTGTTGATGAATATGGCAGATGATCATGCTGTCAAACAAGAGGAAAATATTACTCAAGAAGGGTGCAGTCCAGAACCTAGCAAG ACTGATATTGGAAGAAAAGTTCGTAAAACTGTTGATCTGAAATTATCGTCGTCGTCATCAACCCATGATGAACTTGAAACTGCAAAGGAAGAAAACGAAAGATTGAAGATGATGTTAGAGCAGATCCAGGAGAATTACAAGTCTCTTCAATCACGCTTCTTTGAAATTATTAAACAAGAATCCGCCATTGAAGAAGGTTCAGAAGAACCTGAACTTGTTTCACTTTCACTTGGAAGATCAAGTCCAACTGGTTCCaagaaagatgataaaaaaacAACAATCTGCAGCAAAACTGAAGAAGATGATCATAATAAAAGCGGTCTAACTCTGGGATTGGACTCTAAATTTCAATTGTCTACTGAGATTGTCTCAAATCCAAGCCATGAAAATAGTTCAAAAGATGCAAACAAAGTTCAAAAGAGACCAAGTTCTGATGAGGACCACGAAGAGGGAGTTGAACAGAAAAGCCAAGTGAAGAGAGCTAGGGTTTCTGTAAGAACCAGATGTGATGCACCAACG ATGTATGATGGATGTCAATGGAGGAAATATGGCCAGAAAATTTCAAAAGGAAATCCATGTCCTAGGGCTTACTATCGTTGCACTGTTGCACCAGACTGTCCTGTAAGAAAACAG gtgCAAAGAAGTTTTGAGGATATGTCCATCTTGGTCACAACTTATGAAGGGAGCCACAACCACCCAATTCCGGTGTCAGCCACCACTATGGCGTCCACGACGGCGGCGGCAGCTTCCATGTTGTTATCCGGCTCTTCAACATCTCAACCAGCTCTTTCAACTGAAATCAATGGACTCAATTTCAGTAGCAGCCTTCATGAAAATTCAAGATTACCTTCGTACCCAACGATTACTCTAGACCTCACCGCCTCACTGTCCTCCTCCTCGTCGTTTAATTATTTCAACAGGTTCCCCACCAACTGCCCGGCAACACCCAGATTTCCTTCGACAAATCTCAACTTTTCTTCACCACTAGTATCCAATGAATCATTCACCCAAGAACACTACTTTTACCAAAAATCATTGACAGACACGTTAACCAAGGCAATCACATCAGACCCTAGTTTCAGATCATTGATATCTGCTGCCATTTCATCAATGGTTGGCCATAGCAGTGCAAAGCCTGGAGATGGAACCGATCAAAGAGGTGATAGTTTTAGTCAGAATTTGATGGAGGCAGCCTTTAATTCTCAAAGTTTAAATGATTCATCATTACGTGGGTCAAGCTACTTCAAAGGATTTGAATCTTCAAGTTCTCGAATCGGAAGTTCAAATCAGTCGTCTTCATTGTCGTTTTCTAGTTTCAATGCTGCTTCTACACTTGCTTTTGATAATAAACAAGGAAAGAATTAA